CCAGTTTACGCAGACTGGGGTTGGACAGTTGCTAGGATTAGTTGATATGTTTGCAGGCGGTGCGTTGACCTCAGGTGCTATTTTCGGCTTAGGTGTTATGCCCTATATAAGTGCGTCTATTATATTCCAGTTGCTGGTTGGCGTAATACCATATCTGGAAAAACTACAAAAAGAGGGAGAGGTAGGAAGGAAGAAAATTAATCAGTATACTCGCCTTGCAACAGTTGGGCTTTGCTTATTTCAGGCGTTTGTGATGACGAGGACACTTTATACCGTAGAATTTAATGGAGTGCCGGTTATCCCTGTCTATCTGCAGGGTATTGGATTTCAAATGATGGCAGCGCTTCTTTTGACTACGGGAACAATGACGCTCATGTGGATAGGTGAGCAAATAGAAGAGCACGGAATTGGGAGTGGAATATCGATCGTAATTATGGTCGGTATTATTGAACGTTTACCGTGGGCTTTCTCTCAAGTTATACAAAACTTTACATTCTCTGTAACTCCGGCAGAGCATCAGATTGGTATTGTGAAATTACTTGTCCTTTTAGGTATGTTCTTAGCGATTGTTGGTGGTGTTGTATATATCACACAAGGTCAAAGGAGAATACCTGTTCAGCAGGCAAAACATACACGGGGAAGAAAGGTGTATGGCGGGCAAAGGCATTTTTTGCCGCTTAGAGTGAATCAAGCAGGTGTAATGCCTATTATATTTGCTCAGTCTCTGTTGATTTTTCCGGCTGCAATTATGCAAGGCATACAAGCAAGGCTAGATCCTGGAACAGTTGGTTATTGGATGACTTCTCGTTTATCGGATATATTGCAAGGCGGCGTAATTTATGTTATACTTTACATACTTCTTATAACTTTCTTTTGTTACTTTTGGACCGCTATACAATTCAATCCTAAAGAAATGTCTAATAATATGAAAGATTATGGAAGTTTTATTCCAGGAATCAGGCCTGGACACAGAACAGCAGAATACTTAGAAAGTATTATGGGTAAGATTACGCTGGCTGGGGCGGCCTTTTTAGCATTAATTGCGATCTTGCCTAAACTTGTTGCCGGAGGTTTTGAGCTTAATCGTGCTATAGCTGGCTTTTACGGTGGTACAGGATTGCTGATTATTGTAGGAGTGGCGCTTGATATGGTGCAAAGGATTGAGTCCCATATGATTATGAGGCAATATAGTGGATTTTTAAGTGGAGGCACAAGAATTAGAGGACGGATGGGATGAGGATCGTCTTTCTTGGACCTCCGGGAGCTGGTAAAGGAACTCAGGCACAAAATATTTCTAAAGAGAAGAAGGTGCCCCATATATCTTCCGGAAATTTGTTAAGAGAAGCTGTGGAGATAGGTACCGATACAGGTATAAAAGCACGGTATTATATTGAGAAGGGGTTGTTGGTACCTGACCAGATCGTCGTTGATATTATTAAAGATCGTATTTTGAAAAATGATTGCACAAACGGATTTATTTTAGACGGATTCCCAAGAACTTTATCTCAAGCAAAAGTGTTAGATGAAATGTTAAAAGAACTTGGAAACAAACTAGATCTCGTTTTTCATTTTGCCGTCTCCAAAGAAAGCATTGTCCTTCGTCTATCTGGGAGAAGAATTTGCGGTAGTTGTGGCTCAAATTATCATGTAACGTACGTTCCGTCGACAAGAGATGGATTTTGTGATAAATGCGGTGGTTTTCTCAATCAGCGAGCAGATGATAAACCTGAAACGGTGCTAGAAAGATTAAGGGTTTACCGTGAACAAACTGAGGATTTGATAGCTTATTATAGGAAGAATGGTATCTTAAAAGAGATTCAAAGCGACGCACGTATAGAAGTAATTACAAAAAATATATTAGATACTATTGATACTTTGTCT
The genomic region above belongs to Candidatus Jettenia caeni and contains:
- a CDS encoding protein translocase subunit SecY, whose protein sequence is MIEQFGNIFRIPELRKKVLITLGLIALCRVGVYIPIPGIDTTVLKSYFHQFTQTGVGQLLGLVDMFAGGALTSGAIFGLGVMPYISASIIFQLLVGVIPYLEKLQKEGEVGRKKINQYTRLATVGLCLFQAFVMTRTLYTVEFNGVPVIPVYLQGIGFQMMAALLLTTGTMTLMWIGEQIEEHGIGSGISIVIMVGIIERLPWAFSQVIQNFTFSVTPAEHQIGIVKLLVLLGMFLAIVGGVVYITQGQRRIPVQQAKHTRGRKVYGGQRHFLPLRVNQAGVMPIIFAQSLLIFPAAIMQGIQARLDPGTVGYWMTSRLSDILQGGVIYVILYILLITFFCYFWTAIQFNPKEMSNNMKDYGSFIPGIRPGHRTAEYLESIMGKITLAGAAFLALIAILPKLVAGGFELNRAIAGFYGGTGLLIIVGVALDMVQRIESHMIMRQYSGFLSGGTRIRGRMG
- a CDS encoding adenylate kinase; the encoded protein is MRIVFLGPPGAGKGTQAQNISKEKKVPHISSGNLLREAVEIGTDTGIKARYYIEKGLLVPDQIVVDIIKDRILKNDCTNGFILDGFPRTLSQAKVLDEMLKELGNKLDLVFHFAVSKESIVLRLSGRRICGSCGSNYHVTYVPSTRDGFCDKCGGFLNQRADDKPETVLERLRVYREQTEDLIAYYRKNGILKEIQSDARIEVITKNILDTIDTLSEKKYLALE